In Mustela lutreola isolate mMusLut2 chromosome 4, mMusLut2.pri, whole genome shotgun sequence, the genomic stretch ccagaaaaagaaagagaggggcagaaggaatactggagcaaattatagcagagaacttacctaatttgagaagaaaacaggcatcaaaatccaagatGCACAGacaactcccctcaaaatcaataaaaataggtcaacaccccgtcaactaatagtaaaacttgtaagtctcagagacaaagatacaatcctgaaagcatctccatacaagaggtctgtaacctacaatggtaggaATATTGGATTTGCAGCAGACCTAACTAtagagacctggtaggccagaaagaactggcatgatgcattcagagcactaagtgagaaaaatacgcaaccaagaatactagctaggctgtcattgaaaataaaaggagaaataaaaggctttcaggacaaacaaaaactaaatgaatttgcaaacaccaaaccatccctacaggaaatattgaaagggaccctttaagcaaagagagagactaaaagaaACATAGATTGCATAGACTTttgggaacagagacaatatacagtaacagtcgccttacaggcaatacaatggcactaaattcatctctttcaatagttaccctgaacataaatgggctaaatgtcccaataaaaagacacatatcagaatggatttaaaaaaaaaaaaaacccaagacccaTTGATAcattgtctacaagaaactcattttagacccaaggacacctccagatttaaagaaaggggtggaaaataatttaccatgctaatggacatcaaaagaaaggtaGGGTGCCAATCCTTAAAtaagacaaactagattttaagccaaatactataataagagatgaggaaggacaccatatcatatttaaagggtctgtccaacaagaagaactaacaattttaaatatctatacccctaacatgggagtagccaacCATATAAATCAactaataacaaaaatcaaagaaacacatcaacaataatacaatgatagtaagggactttaagaCCCCCCCCCTCAtgaaaatggacagatcacctaagcaaaagattaaaaaggaaataaagattttaaatgacacactgggccagatgggcatcacagatatattcagaacattccatcccaacacaacagaatacacattccttagttcacatggaacattctccagaatagatcatatcctgggtcacaaatccaGTCTtggccagtatcaaaagattgggatcattccgtgcatattttcagaccacaatgctttgaaactagaactcaaccacaagaggaactttagaaagaactcaaatacatggaggctaatgACCATTatagaatgaatgagtcaaccagaaattaaagaattttaaaaattcatggaaacaaatgaaaatgaaaacacaacttctcataatctttgggatgcagcaaaggtggtcctgagaggaaagcatataacaatacaagccttcctcaagaaataagaaaggtctcaaatacacaacctaaccctacacctaaaggagctggagaaagtacAGCAAATAAAGGTTAACCCcagtgggagaagagaaataataaagatcagagcagaaatcaatgaaatagaagccaaaagaacagtagaacagataaacaaaactaggaactggttctttgaaagaattaataagattgataagcccctggccagagttagcaaatagaaaagagaaatgacccaaattaataaaatcaggaatgaaagagaagagatcacaaccaacaccaaagaaatacaaataattataggaacatattatgagcaatcatattccagcaaatttgacaatctggaataaatggatgcattcctagagacatatacactaccaaaactgaaccaggaagaaatggaaaacctgaacagacccacaaccagtaaggagattgaagcagtaatcaaaaatctacccccccccccaaaaaaaaaccaagagtccTGGACCAGATGGAATCTCAAAGGAATTCTACcggacatttaaagaagaattaatacctattctcctgaaacttttccaagaaatagaaatggaaagaaaacttccaaactcattttatgaggccagcattaccttgatccctaaaccagacaaagaccccatcaaaaaggagaattacagaccaatatccctgatgaacatggatgcaaaaatcttcaccaaaatactagccaataagattcaacagtacattaaaaggattattcaccacgatcaagtgggatttattcctgggctgcaagattggttcaacatccgcaaatcattgtgatacaatacattaataaaagaaagaataaaaaccatatgatactctcaatagacactgaaaaagcatttgaaaaagtagaGCATTCTTTtgtgatcaaaactcttcacaatgtAGGGATAAAGGTACAtccctcagtatcataaaagccatctgtgaaaaacccacagcaaatatcattctcaatggggaaaaactgagagcttttcctctaaggtcaggaagatGGTAgtgctgtccactatcaccactgctattcagtatagtactagaagtcctaggctCAGCAAatagacaacaaaaacaaataaaagtcatctgaatctgcaaaaaagaagtcaaactctcactctttgcagatgatatgatactttatgtggaaaacccaaagactccactccaaaactgctagaactcatccaggaattcagtaaagcatcagaatataaaatcagtgcacagaaatcagttgcatttcttttttttttaagtttatttatttatttgacagacagagatcacaagaaggcagagaggcagacaaagagagaggaagggaagcaggctccctgctgagcagagagactgatgcagggctcgatcccaaaagcCCAggttctgaaggcagaggcttaacccactgagccacccaggcacctcgagttgcatttctatataccaacaacaagacagaagaaagggaaattaagaagttgatcccaaaaccataagttacctaggaataaatctgaccaaagaggcaaagtttctgtactcagaaaactatagagtactcattaaagaaattgaagaagacccaaagaaatggaaaaacgttctatgctcatggattggaaaaacaaatattttgaaaatgtctatgctacctaaagcaatctacacatttaatgcaatccctatcaaaataccatcaacttttttcaaagaaatggaacaattaatcctaaaatttatatggaaccagaaaaaaacccaaatagcagaggaatgttgaaaaagaaagccaaagttggtggcatcacaattctagacttcaagttctattaaagctgtaatcatcaagacggtatggtactagcacaaaaacagatacatagatcaatcgaacagaatagagagcccagaaatagaccctcaactctatggtcaactaatcttcaacaacgcaggaaagaatgtccagtggaaaaaagacaagtctcttcaacaaatggtgttgggaaaattggacagccacatgcagaagaatgaaactggaccatttccttacatcacacatgaaaatagactcaaaatggatgaaagacctcaatgtgagggagaaatccatcaaaattcttgaggagaaacTCAGGATGCAACCTCTTTTACCTCATCTgtggcaacttcttcctagaaacatccccaaaggcaaaggaaacaaggcaaaaatgaactattgagacttcatcaagatcaaatgcttttgcacagcaaaggatacagtcaacaaaaccaaagacaatcaacagaatgggagaagatgtttgcaaatgacatatcacataaagggttagtatccgaaatctataaagaacttatcaaactcaacacccaaagaataaataatctagtcaagaagtgggcagatgaacagatatttctgcaaagaagacatccagatggccaacagactcatgaaaaagtgcttcactgcactcggcatcagggaaatacaaatcaaaaccacaggtgagataccacctcacaccagtcagaatggctaaaattaaccagtcaggaaatgacaagtgttggtgaggatgtggagaaaggggaaccctcttacactgctcgtgggaatgcaagcaaggtgcagccactctggaaaacagtatggggattcctcaaaaagttgaaaatagagctatcctatgacccagcaattgcactactgggtatttaccctaaagatacaaatgtagtgatccgaaggggcacatgcacctgaatgtttatagcagcaatgtctacaatagccaaacaatggaaagagcctagatgcccatcaacagatgaatggataaataagaagtggtgtatatatatacaatggaatactatgcagccatcaaaagaaatgaaattttgccatttgcaatgacgtgaatggaactagacgGTGTTAGGCCaagcaaataagtcaatcagagacagacaattatcatatgatctcactgatatgaagaattgagaaacaagacagaggatcacagtggaagggagggaaaaatgaaacaagaggaaaccagagaagacaaaccattagagactcttaatcttaggaaacaaactgaggattgctggaggagaagaagtgggaaggatggggtggctgggtgatggacattggggagggtatatgctatagtgagtgctgtgaactttttaagactgatgattcacagacctgtacccttggaaCAAACAATACATTGtgtattaataatataaaaaaagggggaaaatactAAACcagtaaccaaaagaaagcaggtgtcgttatattaatttcaaataaaatcaatgcTTACATAAGATTATTTATTGGAGAATGAAAGAGTTGCTTCCTGGtgataaaaaatttcaaattaccaAATTTTCTGTCCCCTACTACCTCAAATATAAAAGTTTAAATTGTAAAAACATATGAAGAGAAACAGACATATTCACTATCATGGTGGGAAAAACTTGACATGACCCCCAAATAGtaaaaacacaaagaatttaAACAACACAGTTTACAGGCTTGaggtaaataaattaatagacaAATAGATAGAAACTGGGTACTTAATAATTAAAGTATACATTTTCTGTATACTCTATATACATcagagcattttttaaagtattatataCAAAGCtcttaagaaaatgtaaacagaTTTGCTATATCcagattatgtttcttttttttttttttttaacattcttagtTTATTAATCCCCTCATGAAAAATCTGCACAATCCCCACAGATAGAGCCACGGCAGCATCTTTACTCCTTTTGTTGTCCAATCTGCAGCTCACTTTTTGCCAGCACCAGCATTGGCTTTGCAGTCCCCCtgactttcttcattctgttcttgcattcttttcactgttttcttgaggtctttttcttctcatacagACCATGTCTTGCAAGTCTAtgtttgggttcatttttctttgcataatcCAAGGAATCATAAATCATGCTAAAGCCAGTTGTCTTGCCACCACCAAAATGGGTTCTGAACCCAAATACAAATATGACATCTGGTGTGGTCTTGTACATTTTGGCTAGTTTTTCTTGAATTTCCATCTTAGGTACTGTTGTCTTTCCAGGATGAAGGACATCAATGACCATTTGTTTGCACCAAAGTAGTCGGTTGGTCATGAACTTCCTGGTCTGGAGAGTTACTGTGTCGTTCATGATGGCGGCCGAGCTTCAAGCCCCAGATTATGTTTCTTGACAGAAATGCcattaatttacaaattaaaaataaaactaagaaaaaactattcatatggaaattttttaatgtgcttcCAAATAATGCATATGTAAATGTAGAGATCATATTGTAAAGTACAaactgaataatatttaaaatacacatttagaATTTTAAACTTAATACAAACACTTTAAAACTTGTTGAATAAATCCAAAACATTTCTTAGAGAAAATTTTTagctataaacattttattagagATAAGGAAGGATAGGGgcgccttgctggctcagtcagttaaatgaccTGCTCTTGATTTtcgctcaggtcacaatctcatggtccagggatcaagacctgcctgggctccatgctcagtacaggGTCTACttgtccttccctctgctcttcctccttctctctctctctctcaaataaataaatgaaatcttttaaagaaaataaaaataaatacataaatcaaaagaaagaacCTTCCAGATAAAGAGATTGCaaaaagaatctcaaaataaACTCTAGGAGAGtagatgaaagaaataataaatacatcatatattaaagatataaaaaatatattagagaaGCTAAACAAAGCATAAAGCTGGTTGAAAAGAATAATGAGATAAAGTGCTAATGAGATTGCTcaggacaaaaagaaaggaaggtatAAATGAACATTAgcaaagaaaatgcttttaaatatcAGCCTCAAGCCAATATACTTAAATACTTGGCAAGTGGACACATTTTCACAAAATATAACTTACCAAAAATGACTCAAGGAGAAACAGAATGCCAAAATAACCCTAtaacattaagaaattaaatcaatatGTTAAAATCTTCCCAGAAAGAAAACATCTGGCCCAGAATATTTCATagaaaaattctaccaaactttcaaatgACGAATCCTTCTAATCTCACAAAACTCTCCCCAGAGTATAAATGGGGGGAGCTACTCTCATTCTATGAACCTAGGATGACTACGGCACAATAACTAGAGAAGAACAGTTTGAATGAGAAAACACAGGCCAATCTCAGTCGTAAACATGAgtgtaaaaatccttttaaaattgaCAATACAAATCTAGcagggtaaaaaataaataaataaataacagagatAACATGCAGTGGCTAAAGTGAGTTTACCCTAAAAATGTAAAAGTGGTTTAAAGCTAGATAAGCTACAGATGTCAAGTAGCGAGGACCAGCTCTCCGGACTAAGCTTCtggctgaaaaaaatttaaaattttaaagagatttaaaaatctcttcttaaaaaacactAAGCACccccataaaaacaaaactaaactaaacaataacaacaaaaaaccaccatgCCCCTGAAATTGTGTAgacaacaaaaaaccaccatgCCCCTGAAATTGTGTAGAGAATTATTAAACAAACATCTAAGAAAAGGGGATGATAGAAAGGTATCCAGAAAGACTTCACATGTTATAAATACCATATACAAAAGAGGCACAGCTagtcaatggagaaaagatgaaTTACTAATGGTGTTAATGGTGTTCTGACAATGGATTAaacttacagaaaaaataaataagttctcaTACCTCTCCACcaaattgaaaaattaattccAAAAAGCAAAACTTTATAACTTTAGATGGGAATGTGAATATCTTTATTACTTCAAGGTAAGaaaaattcaggggtgcctgggtggctcagtaggttaagcctctgcctttagctcaggtcatgatctcagggtcctgggatcaagttccacatcaggctttctgcttagcagggagcctgcttctcccttctccctctgcctgcctctctgcctccttatgatctctctctctctctctctctctctctctctgtg encodes the following:
- the LOC131830356 gene encoding small ribosomal subunit protein eS24-like, yielding MNDTVTLQTRKFMTNRLLWCKQMVIDVLHPGKTTVPKMEIQEKLAKMYKTTPDVIFVFGFRTHFGGGKTTGFSMIYDSLDYAKKNEPKHRLARHGLYEKKKTSRKQ